From the genome of Rathayibacter sp. VKM Ac-2804:
AAGCCCAGCCCGCCGGAGACGGTGGGCTGGGTGACGCCGGGCCAGCTGGTGGACTCCTCGGCGATCATCATGATGCCGGGGTAGAGCTTGTAGGCGGTGGCGTTCACCTCCTGGAGGAAGCTGATCGCCTCGAGGTTCTCCCGGCCGCCGTGCTCGTTCGGCAGCCACTCGCCCTCCTTGCGGGAGTAGTCGAGGTAGAGCATCGAGGCCACGGCGTCGACCCGGAGGCCGTCGACGTGGAACTCCTCGAGCCAGAACAGCGCGTTGGCCACGAGGAAGTTGCGGACCTGGGTGTGCCCGAAGTCGAAGACGTAGGTCCCCCAGTCCATCTGCTCGCCGCGGCGCCAGTCGGGGTGCTCGTAGAGGGGCTCGCCGTCGAAGCGGGCGAGGGCGAAGTCGTCCTTCGGGAAGTGCCCGGGCACCCAGTCGACGAGCACGCCGATCCCGGCCTGGTGCAGCCGGTCGATCAGGTACTTGAGGTCGTCGGCGGTGCCGAAGCGGCTGGACGCGGCGTAGTAGCCGGTGACCTGGTAGCCCCAGGAGCCGCCGAACGGGTGCTCCGCGAGCGGCATGAACTCGACGTGGGTGAAGCCGAGCGTGGTGACGTACTCGATCAGCGGATCCGCGAGGTCGCGGTAGCCGAGACCGGGCTTCCAGGAGCCGAGGTGCATCTCGTAGACGCTGATCGGCTGGGTGTGCGGGTCGACGCTCGCGCGCTGCTCCATCCAGTCGGCGTCGCTCCACTCGTGGTGCGAGACGGGGACGCGCGAGGCGGTCGCCGGCGGCACCTCCGTCGCACGGGCCATCGGGTCGGCCTTGCGGACCCATCGTCCGTCGCGCGAGAGCAGGTCGAACTTGTAGGGCGCGCCGGGCTCGATGCCGGGCACGAAGATCTCCCAGACGCCGTTGACGCCGAGGTTGCGCAGGGCGTGGCCCTCGCCGCTCCAGTCGTTGAAGTCGCCGACGACGCGGACGGCCTGGGCGTGCGGTGCCCAGACGGCGAAGGAGGTGCCCCAGACGCCCTCGTGCTCGCGGTGCCGCGCGCCGAGCGCCTCCCAGAGCCGCTCGTGCCGGCCCTCGCCGATCAGGTAGAGGTCGAAGTCGCCGACCGTCTTCGAGAACCGGTACGGGTCCTCGGCGGTCCAGGTGGAGCCGTCGCCGTAGTGCGCCTCGACGGTGTAGGCCTGCGGGTCCTCGTCGTGGACGCCCTGCCAGATCCCGTCGTGCAGGTGCTCGAGCTCGACCCGGACACCGCCGGCCAGGACGGCCGTGACGGCGTCGGCGAGCGGGCGGCGGATGCGCACCACCTCGCCGCCCCCGGGCAGCGGGTGCTGGCCCAGGACGTCGTGCGGGAGCGCGTTGCTGCCGGTCGCGAGCTGCTGGAGGACCCACTCCGGGAACGCGGGCAGCGCGTCGACGTCGGAGTCCGGCGCTGCGGCGGCGGGGGAGTCGTCGGCCGGAACGGTCGGCTCCGGCGGAGTGAGCGGCTCGGGGCCGGCGGGCGCTGCGATCGGCTCCGGCGGCGTGAGCGGCTCGGGGATCGCGGACGCCGTGGTGGGCTCGGGCGGCAGGAGCGGCTCCGGCGGTGCGACGGGCTCGGGCGGGGTGAGCCGCTCGGGCGCGGCGGACGTCTCCTCGGCCGCGGGCTGCGCGACGTGCGCGCCGGTGGTCGTCGCCGAGCTCGTGCCCGTGGTGAGGACCGTCTCCGTGCGCGGCTCGATGTCCGCCGCCTCGGCCGGGCTGCCGGCCTCCGCGGGGACGGCGCCCTGCGCGGGACCCGTCGTGTCCGTGCTCTCGGCCGGGTTCGTGCCGTCGTTCTCGGGAACCGTCATCGTCCGTCCGCCTTCACGCTCAGGATGTGCACGGGCTCGACGAAGGAGTCGAGCCGCACGTAGTTGTCGCTGCCCCAGGTCCAGACGGCACCGGTGATCAGGTCCTCGACCTCGTAGGTCGAGCTCCAGTCCAGGCCGAGGGACGGCAGGTCGATGTGCACCGTGGTCTCGCGCGCCGAGTGCGGGTCGGTGTTGACGACGACCAGGAGGGTGTCGTCCGCACCGGTGCCGGTGAAGGCGCGGTCCAGGTGCTTGGAGTAGACGAGGATCGCGTCGTCGTCGCTGCCGTGCACCTGCAGGTTGCGGCGCTGGGCGAGCGCGGGGTGCGCCCGGCGGATCTCGTTGAGCCGGGCGATGTACGGCGCGATCGTGGTCCCGTCGGCGTCGGCCGCGGCCCAGTCGCGCGTCTTGTACTCGAACTTCTCGTTGTCGATGTTCTCCTCGGCGCCCGGGCGCGCGACGTTCTCGATCAGCTCGTAGCCGGCGTAGACGCCCCACAGCGGCGAGGCCGTCGCGGCGAGTGCGGCGCGGACCTTGTAGGCCGAGCGCCCGCCGTACTGGAGGTACTCGGTGAGGATGTCCGGCGTGTTCACGAAGAGGTTCGGCCGCATGTAGTCGGCCGTCTCGTGCGAGATGCTCGTGAAGAACTCCTCGAGCTCCTCCTTGGTGTTGCGCCAGGTGAAGTACGAGTACGACTGCTGGAAGCCGACCTTGCCGAGCGCCCGCATGATCGCCGGACGGGTGAACGCCTCCGCGAGGAAGACGACCTCGGGGTTCTCGGCGTTGACCTCGTGGATGATCCACTCCCAGAAGTCGAGCGGCTTGGTGTGCGGGTTGTCGACGCGGAAGATCTTCACGCCGAGCGAGATCCAGTACCGCAGGACGCGGAGCGCCTCCTGGCGGATGCCCTGCGGGTCGTTGTCGAAGTTGATCGGATAGATGTCCTGGTACTTCTTCGGCGGGTTCTCGGCGTAGGCGATCGAGCCGTCGGGGAGCGTCGTGAACCACTCCGGGTGGCTCGTCACCCAGGGGTGGTCGGGCGAGGCCTGCAGCGCGAAGTCGAGCGCGAGCTCGAGGCCGGCCGCGGTGACCGCGTCGTGGAACGCGGTGAAGTCCTCGACCGTGCCGAGGTCCGGGTGGATCGCGTCGTGCCCGCCCTCGGGGGCGCCGATCGCCCACGGCGAGCCGGGGTCGTCCGGGCCGGCGTCGAGCGTGTTGTTCGGGCCCTTGCGGAAGTTCCGGCCGATCGGGTGGATCGGCGGCAGGTAGAGCACGTCGAAGCCCATCGCCGCGACGGCGGGGAGGCGGTCGATCGCGGTGCGGAAGGAGCCGGAGGTGACGCTGCCGTCCTCGTGCCGCACGGCGCCCTCGGAGCGCGGGAAGAACTCGTACCAGGCGCCGACGCCGGCGCGGGTGCGCTCGACGTGCACGGTGCGCGGGTCCGAGACGCTCGCGAGGCTCATCACGGGGCGCGCGGTGAAGGCGCCGTGCACGGCGGCGTCCTCGGCGGCGGCGAGGCGCGCCTCGGGGGAGAGCGACTCGTCCGCCACGGTGGCGGCGGCGTCGGAGAGGAGGGAGCGCTCGGCCTCGGAGCGGGCGTCGTCCCCGGCCGCGGTGCGGAGGAGGCCCTCGCCGATCGCGAAGGTGACGTCGATGTCGAGGCCGGCCGGGATCTTGACCTCGGCGGTGTGCAGCCAGGTCGCCCAGTCGTCGGCGAACGCGCGGATGCGGTACGTCCAGTCGCCCTCGTCGTCGAGGAGGACGAGGCGCCCGTAGCGGTCGGTGCCGGTCGCGATCAGCGCCATCCGGTGCTCGGACTCGGCGCCCGCGGGTGAGGTGAGCAGCAGGTCGACCCCGATCAGGTCGTGCCCCTCGCGGAACGCCGTCGCGGCGAACGGGACGACCTCGCCGACGAAGGCCTTCGCGGGCCAGCGGTCGTCCTCGAGCCGCGGCTGCGGGTCGATGATCGGGATGCGCTCGGCGCGCACCCGGTAGCCGGAGCCGCGCGGGGCGGTCTGCTCGGCGGTCTCGGCCGCGGTCTCGGGAGACGTGGCCGCGTCGGCCGTCCCCGGTGCCACGGGCGCCTGCGCCGCCGAGGCCGGAGCGGCCTCGAGTCGATCCTCCGCGACAGGTGCTGCCGAGTCCGCTGCCGGGGGAGTCGGCGCCGCGGGAGTCTCCTCCCCGGCGGCACCTCCCCGAGCCGCTCGTCGTGCGTCCTTGCCGTGCGGAGCCTTGCCGAAAGGTGTCTGAGCCACGTCACGACAGTAGCGACCGGCGGTGCCTTTGGCACGCCGGTTGCGAAGGCCCGCGCCGCTGTGCAAAAGGGCCCGCGCCACGGCCGACGGCGCCCGCGGGCACTCCGCTACAGTGTGCGAGCGCGAGCGCCGCGGCTGTCCGCAGGGGGTGCTCGCCGGGGTCCGCCGGCGCCGGAATCCGCCGCTCGCCGGGGTCCGCCGGTCGTCGTCTCCACCGGTCGTCGCATGAGCAGAGAGTCGAGGAGTGCCGTGAAGGCCATCCGCCGCTTCACCGTCCGATCCGTCCTGCCGCCCGAGCTGTCCGCGCTCGGCGAGCTGGCGGGCAATCTGCGCTGGGCCTGGCACGAGCCGACCCGGCGCCTGTTCGAGCGGGCCGATCCGGAGCTGTGGCGCAGCGGCACCGGGGACCCGACCGCCCTCCTCGGCGCGATCGCCCCCGAGCGCCTCGCCGAGCTCGCCCGCGACCAGGGCTTCGTCGACGACGCCTGGCGCCTGCGCGACGAGCTCGAGCGCTACCGCACGGAGCCGCGCTGGTACCAGTCGCTGCCGGAGTCGGCACCGCGCTCGATCGCCTACTTCTCGCCGGAGTTCGGCATCGCCGCCGCGCTCCCGCAGTACTCCGGCGGCCTGGGCATCCTCGCGGGCGACCACCTCAAGGCCTCCTCGGACCTCGGCGTCCCGCTGACCGGCGTCGGCCTCTTCTACCGCTCGGGCTACTTCGCCCAGGGCCTCTCCGCCGACGGCTGGCAGCTCGAGTCCTACCCCTCGCTCGACCCGGACGGGCTGCCGCTGCGGATGGTGCGGATGGCCGACGGCTCCGCGGCGCGGATCGTGCTGGCCCTGCCCGACGGGCGCGCGCTGTACGCCCGGGTGTGGCGGGCCGAAGTGGGCCGGGTGACCCTGCTGCTGCTCGACACGGACGTCCGCGAGAACGAGGACGCCCTGCGCACCGTCACCGACCGGCTCTACGGCGGCGGCGGCGAGCACCGCCTCCTGCAGGAGCTGCTCCTGGGCATCGGCGGCGTGCGCGCGCTGGAGCTGTGGGCCGAGGTCTCGGGCACGCCGCTGCCGGAGGTGTTCCACACCAACGAGGGGCACGCCGGCTTCCAGGGGCTCGAGCGCATCTCCGGTCTGATCGGCTCCGGTCTCGACTTCGACCAGGCGCTGCAGGTCGTGCGCGCGAGCACCGTCTTCACCACGCACACGCCGGTGCCGGCGGGGATCGACCGCTTCGACCGCGGCATGATCGAGCAGTACTTCACCACCGAGCTGCTGCCGGGCGTGCAGATCGAGGACGTGCTGGCGCTGGGCTCCGAGTCGCCGACGGGCGGTGCGAGCGACGTCTTCAACATGGCGTTCATGGGCCTCCGGCTCGCGCAGCGCTCGAACGGCGTCTCGAAGCTGCACGGCGAGGTGAGCCGCTCGATGTTCTCCGGTCTCTGGCCGGGCTTCGACACGGCGGAGGTGCCGATCGGCTCGGTGACCAACGGCGTGCACGCGGCGACGTGGACCGATCCGATCCTCCGCGACCTGGCCCGCGACCGGCTCGGCACCGACGACACCACCCGCGCCGACTGGGCCTCGGGCGCCCTGAGCGACGGCGAGCTCTGGCAGGCGCGGCGGTCGATGCGGGAGCAGCTGGTCCGCGACGCCCGCACCCGCGCGGCGCGCTCCTGGCGGGAGCAGAACCCGGGCGGCCTCACCCCGGCGTGGCTGGACGAGTTGCTCGATCCGGACGTGCTCACGATCGGCTTCGCCCGGCGGGTCCCCACCTACAAGCGGCTGACGCTGATGCTGCACGACCCGGAGCGGCTGCGCGCGCTGCTGACGCACCCCGAGCACCCGATCCAGATCGTGATCGCCGGCAAGTCGCACCCCGCCGACGAGGAGGGGAAGCGGCTGATCCAGAAGCTGGTCCGCTTCGCGCAGGAGCCCGACGTGCGCCGCCGGATCGTCTTCCTGCCCGACTACGACATCGCGATGGCGCAGCTGCTCTACCCGGGCACCGACGTCTGGCTGAACAACCCGCTGCGCCCGCTCGAGGCCTGCGGCACCTCCGGGATGAAGGCGGCGCTGAACGGCTCGCTGAACCTGTCGATCCTCGACGGCTGGTGGAACGAGTACTTCGACGGCGAGAACGGCTGGGCGATCCCGTCCTCCGACCGCGACCTCGACCCGGAGTCGCGCGACACGCTCGAGGCCGACGCGCTCTACGAGCTGCTCGAGAGCGAGGTCGTGCCGCGCTACTACGAGCGCGACCACGACGGAGTGCCGCGCCGCTGGGTGCGCTCGATCCGGCACACGCTCGCCACGCTCTCGCCCGAGCTGTCGGCCGAGCGGATGGTGCGCCAGTACGTCGAGGCGCTCTACCACCCCGCCGCCGAGGCCGGGCGCGAGATCGCGGCCGATCACTTCGAGCCGGCCAAGGAGCTGTCGGCCTGGAAGCAGCGGGTCCGCGCGGGCTGGCCGGGCGTGGCCGTCGCCTCCGTGGAGTCGGGCGGCATCGACGCGGTGCCCCAGCGCGGCGACCGGCTCGCCCTGCGCGCGGGCGTCCGGCTCGGCGAGCTCTCGCCCGAGGACGTCACCGTGCAGGTCGTCTCCGGCACCACCGCCGCGGACGGCTCGCTCGTCGACGTGCGCCTGCACGAGCTCGAGGTGGCGGAGGAATCGGGTGCGGTCGTGCCCGCCGACGCGGTCGGCCGCGTGCCCTACGCGGGCGAGATCGTCCTCGACCGCAGCGGCTCCTTCGGCTACACCGTGCGCGTCGTGCCGCGGCACCCGCTGCTCGCCCGCTCGGCCGAGCTCGGCCTGGTCGCGGCCGCCGGCTGACGCGCCCCCCTTGCTGGTCGAGTAGCCGCGCAGCGTCCGTTCGGATTCATGCTGGTCGAGTAGCCGCGCAGCGGCGTATCGAGACCCGGCCTCCGGATGACGGTGGATCTCGATACGCCCGCTCCGCGGGCTACTCGATCAGCATGGAAGCCCTCTGCGGGCGCTGCACGATCAACAGGGAAGCCCTCTGCGAGGGCTGCGCGATCAGCGAGAAGAGCGGCCCCGTTCCTGCTGGTGCAGCGGCCGCGGAGCGTCGTCTCGGATGCATGCTGGTCGAGTAGCGCGCAGCGCGTATCGAGACCCGCCCCGCTCAGCGCGCGATGTCCGCCAGGGTCGCGTCCGTCGCGGCGACGAGATCCGCCGGGGCGAGCTCGATGTCGAACCCGCGCCGCCCGCCCGAGACCAGCACGGTGTCGTACAGCTCCGCCGTCTCGTCGAGCACCGTCCGGTGCCGCGTCTTCTGCCCGATCGGCGAGATGCCGCCGAGCACGTAGCCGGTGCGCCGCTGCGCGAGCGCGGGGTCGGCCATCGCCGCCCGCTTGCCGCCGACCGCCGCCGCGAGCTCCTTGAGCCCCAGCGACCCGGTCACCGGCACGATCCCGACGACCAGCTCGCCGTCGACGTCGACCAGCAGCGTCTTGAACACCCGCTCCGGCTCGACCCCGAGCGCCTCGGCCGCCTCGGTGCCGTAGCTCGCCGCCCCGGGGTCGTGCCGGTACTCGCGGGGAACGAAGGCGATCCCCGCCGCGGTGAGCGCGAGCGTCGCCGGAGTCCCCGGTCCGCCCTTCATCGGCTCGCGGCGGCCGGACGCGGGCCGTGCGCGGCGAACAGCTGCATCGAGGTCCCGGCGACGCGGACGACCTGACCCGGCTCGAACGACTCGCCGTGCTCGAGTGGCACCGACTCCTCGCTGCTCCACAGCCGGGTGTAGCCGGTGACGCCCTCGCTCTCGGCGAGGACGACGGAGGTGTCCGCCTCGACGCCGTGCACGATCAGCAGGACGCGGTCGAACTCCTCCGTCTCGGGGGTGGACGCCGCGAGGTACTGCAGCGTGCGGTTCTCCGCGGAGGTCCAGTCGTGCTCGGACATCGTCCGCCCGTGCGCGTCGAACCACTGCATGCTCGTGGCGCCCGGCGTGACCGCTCCGCCGCGCCCGTAGTGCGAGGGCCGGAGCGCCGGGTGCTCGCGGCGCAGCCGGATCAGCGTCCGCGCGTGCTCGCGGAGCTCGAGCTGCCAGTCGCTGCGACCGTCCCAGCGCAGCCAGGTGAGGTCCGAGTCCTGGCAGTAGGCGTTGTTGTTGCCGCGCTGACTGCGGCCGAACTCGTCGCCGGCCGTGATCATCGGGATGCCGGCCGAGAGCAGCAGCGTCCCGAGCAGGTTCCGCATCGCCTTCCGTCGGCCCTGGTTGACGCCGTCGTCGGTGGTCGGGCCCTCGAAGCCGTGGTTGAAGGAGCGGTTGGTGTCGGCGCCGTCGCGGTTCGACTCGCCGTTGCCGATGTTGTGCTTGACGTTGTACGAGACCAGGTCGGCCAGAGTGAAGCCGTCGTGCGCCGTGACGAAGTTGACGGACGCGAGCGGCCCGCGCTCGGCCGAGAAGGTGTTCGACGAGCCGGAGAGCCGCGTCGCGAAGCCGCCGATGCCCACCGGCGCCGTCCCCGCGCGGCGGGCGTAGTCGATGTCCGAGAGCCAGAAGTTGCGCGCGCGGTCGCGGTAGCGGTCGTTCCACTCCGACCAGCCGTCCGGGAAGTTGCCGGTCTGCCAGCCGCCCATGCCGACGTCCCAGGGCTCCGCGATCATCTTGACGTCGGCGAGAGCCGGGTCCTCGACGGCCGCGCGCAGCAGCGGGTGGTCGCGCTGGAAGTGCGCGATCTCGTCCCGCCCGAGGGTGGCGGCCAGGTCGAGGCGGAAGCCGTCGACCCCGACCTCCTCGGACCAGTAGCGGAGCGAGTCGAGCACCAGGCGCTGCGCGACGGGACGGCCGAAGTCGATCGTGTTCCCGCAGCCGGTGACGTCGATGTAGTGGCCCTCGCCGGTCTGGCGGTAGTAGGACGCGTCGTCGATCCCGCGCAGGCTCGAGCGCGGACCCTGCGGCCCCTCCTCGGCGGTGTGGTTGTAGACCACGTCGAGGATCACCTCGAGCCCGGCCTCGTGCAGCAGCTTGACCATGCCCTTGAACTCGCGCAGCACCGCGGTCGGGCCCCCGCGCTGAGCGGCGGGCGAGGCGTAGGCGGCATGGGGGCTGAAGAAGTTGAGGGTGTTGTAGCCCCAGTAGTTGGTGAGCCCCTGGCGCAGCAGGCGCTGCTCCGAGACGAAGGCGTGCACGGGGAGGAGCTCGACGGCGGTCACGCCGAGATCGAGGAGCGACTGGACGGTCGACTCGTGCGCGAGACCGGCGTAGCTGCCGCGCAGCTCGACGGGCAGCGCCGGGTTGAGCTTGGTGAGGCCCTTCACGTGCGCCTCGTAGAGCACGGTGCGGTCCAGCGGCGTGCGCGGCTTCGCGGAGGAGCCCCAGTCGAAGGCGCCGTCCACGACGACCGAGCGCCACTCGTTCTCGGCGACCCGGTGCAGTCCGCGGGAGTACGGCTCGAGCAGGGGGACCCGGGGGTCGAAGCGGCCGGGGACGCCCGAGGGCCCGTCGACCTTGATCGCGTAGCGGCGGCCGACGGTCAGCTGCGCCGCCCGGGCGGACCAGACGAGGTCGTCGCCGCGCGTCAGCGGGACGGTGCGGGTGACCCAGCTCGAGTCCTTCTCGTCGTAGAGCAGCAGGTCGATCGCGGTGGCGTGCTCCGACCAGACCCGCAGCTCGCCGCCCTCCGCGTCCACGACGACTCCGAGGCGGGCCAGGGAGTCGCGTGTCTGCATGCGACCTACAGTAGTGAGGGGCCGGAGACCTCCTCCGCACCCCGGACGCGGGACGGAGGACGCCATGATCTATCTCGACCACGCCGCGACCACCCCGCTCCGGGCCTCGGCGCTCGCCGCCTTCGCCGAGGCGTCCGCGCAGCCCGGCAACCCGTCCTCGGTGCACGGCTCCGGCCAGGAGGCGCGGCGCCGGCTCGAGGACGCCCGCTCTGCCGTCGCGCTCGCGCTCGGCTGCGAGCCGATCGAGGTGATCCTCACCGCGGGGGGAACCGAGGCGATCAACCTGGCGCTGAAGGGCCTCTACTGGCAGCGCGCCGCGGAGTCCCCGGCGCGCACGCGCATCCTGGTGCCGGGAGGCGAGCACCACGCGACCATCGACAGCGTCGAGTGGCTGGCCGCCCACGAGGGTGCCCGGATCGAGTGGCTCGAGCTCGACGCCGAGGGGACCCTGCGGCCCGAGACGCTCGAGGCGGCGCTCGCCGCGGACCCCGGCTCGGTCGCCCTCGTCAGCGCGCTCTGGGTGAACAACGAGATCGGCACCATCGCCCCGGTCGCCGAGCTGGCCGCGGCCTGCGCCCGCGCCGGCGTCCCGCTGCATCTCGACGCCGTCGCGGCGCTCGGTCACGTCCCGCTCGAGATCGCGGCGGTGCGGCGCACCTCCGACTCCCGCGACGGCGCGGGCCTCGTCGCCGTCAGCGTCTCCGGGCACAAGGTGGGCGCGCCGATCGCGACCGGCGCGCTCGTCCTGGCCCGCGACGCCCGGGTGGTGCCGGTCCTGCACGGCGGCGGCCAGCAGCGCGGGGTGCGCTCCGGGACGCAGGACGTCCCCGGTGCGGCGGCGTTCGCGGCGGCCGTGACGGAGGCGGTCGCGGAGCTGCCCGGGGAGGCGCTCCGGCTCGCGGCCCTGCGCGACCGCCTCGTCGCGGGGATCCTGGCGGCGGTCCCCGGCGCCACGCTCACGGGTCCCGCCGTCGACTCCGGCCGGCGGGTGGCGACCAACGCGCACCTCGCCTTCCCCGGCGCGCAGGGCGACTCGCTCCTCTTCCTCCTCGACATGGCCGGCGTCTCGGTGTCGACGGGCTCCGCCTGCACGGCGGGGATCCCCGAGCCCTCGCACGTGGTGCTGGCGCTCGGCCGCAGCGAGGACGAGGCGCGCGGGGTGCTCCGGATGACGCTCGGCTGGACCACGACGGACGCCGACGTCGACGCGCTGCTGGCGGCGCTGCCGGACGCGTACGCGCGCGCCGCCCGGGCCGGCCTGTCCAGCCGCGTCGTGCTGCCCGGCTGACGCCGCGTTGGCGCGATGCCGGCGCCTGTCCGTTGTGCGGGCCCTGGTCCGTTCTGCAGGTGCCGGTCCGTTCTGCAGGCGTCCGGCGCGAGTCGCCCGATCCTCCGTGCAGGTCCGCGCCGAACGCGCCCGATCGCCTGCAGACCGGACGCGACCGGGGACGGACCGCCGCGAATCGCGCACACCGCGCGCCCGCCGCCCGCTCGTAGACTCGGACGGTGAAGGTTCTTGCGGCGATGAGCGGTGGAGTGGACTCGGCGGTGGCCGCGGCCCGCGCGGTGGAGGCGGGGCACGAGGTGGTGGGCGTGCATCTCGCGCTGAGCAGGATGCCCGGCACACTGCGCACCGGCAGCCGCGGCTGCTGCACGATCGAGGACTCGATGGACGCCCAGCGCGCAGCGAACGTCCTCGGCATCCCCTACTACGTGTGGGACTTCTCCGAGCGGTTCAAGCTCGACGTCGTCGACGACTTCGTGGCCGAGTACGCCGCCGGCCGCACCCCCAACCCCTGCATGCGCTGCAACGAGCGGATCAAGTTCGCCGCGCTGCTGGAGAAGGCGCTCGACCTCGGCTTCGACGCCGTCTGCAGCGGCCACTACGCCTCCCTCGAGACCGCGGCCGACGGCAGCCCCGAGCTGCACCGCGCGAGCGACGAGGCGAAGGACCAGTCCTACGTCCTCGGGGTGCTCACCACCGCGCAGCTCGAGCACTCGATGTTCCCGCTCGGCTCGACGCCGTCGAAGGCGGTCGTCCGGGCGGAGGCGGCCCGTCGCGGCTTGAGCGTCGCCAACAAGCCGGACAGCTACGACATCTGCTTCATCCCCGACGGCGACACCCGCGGCTGGCTCTCGGAGCGCGTCGCACCGGAGACCGGCGCGATCGTCGACCGCGACGGCGCCGTGGTCGGGGCGCACGAGGGAGCGCACGGCTACACCGTCGGCCAGCGCCGGGGCCTGCACCTCGGCGTGCCGGCGCCGGACGGCCGACCGCGGTTCGTCCTCGAGGTGCGGCCGAAGACCAACGAGGTCGTCGTCGGCCCGCGGGAGGCGCTGCGCATCGGCGAGATCGCCGGCTCGCGGTTCACCTGGGCCGGTGCGGCGCCCGAGGACGCGACGACGCCGTTCCGCTGCGACGTGCAGATCCGCGCGCACGCC
Proteins encoded in this window:
- a CDS encoding cysteine desulfurase family protein, whose translation is MIYLDHAATTPLRASALAAFAEASAQPGNPSSVHGSGQEARRRLEDARSAVALALGCEPIEVILTAGGTEAINLALKGLYWQRAAESPARTRILVPGGEHHATIDSVEWLAAHEGARIEWLELDAEGTLRPETLEAALAADPGSVALVSALWVNNEIGTIAPVAELAAACARAGVPLHLDAVAALGHVPLEIAAVRRTSDSRDGAGLVAVSVSGHKVGAPIATGALVLARDARVVPVLHGGGQQRGVRSGTQDVPGAAAFAAAVTEAVAELPGEALRLAALRDRLVAGILAAVPGATLTGPAVDSGRRVATNAHLAFPGAQGDSLLFLLDMAGVSVSTGSACTAGIPEPSHVVLALGRSEDEARGVLRMTLGWTTTDADVDALLAALPDAYARAARAGLSSRVVLPG
- the mnmA gene encoding tRNA 2-thiouridine(34) synthase MnmA is translated as MKVLAAMSGGVDSAVAAARAVEAGHEVVGVHLALSRMPGTLRTGSRGCCTIEDSMDAQRAANVLGIPYYVWDFSERFKLDVVDDFVAEYAAGRTPNPCMRCNERIKFAALLEKALDLGFDAVCSGHYASLETAADGSPELHRASDEAKDQSYVLGVLTTAQLEHSMFPLGSTPSKAVVRAEAARRGLSVANKPDSYDICFIPDGDTRGWLSERVAPETGAIVDRDGAVVGAHEGAHGYTVGQRRGLHLGVPAPDGRPRFVLEVRPKTNEVVVGPREALRIGEIAGSRFTWAGAAPEDATTPFRCDVQIRAHADPVPATAVVSEVDGKVELVITPDSPLDGVAPGQTAVVYLGTRVLGQCTIDRTVAADLVGASASGAVL